A single Desulfonatronum thiodismutans DNA region contains:
- the nifJ gene encoding pyruvate:ferredoxin (flavodoxin) oxidoreductase — protein MAKKMMSVDGNTATSYVAYAMSEVAAIYPITPSSTMGEVCDDWAAAGRKNAWGQVLSIREMQSEAGAAGAVHGSLAAGALTSTFTASQGLLLMIPNMFKISGELLPGVFHVSARAVAAHALSIFGDHQDIYAARQTGFAMLASNSVQEAHDMALVAHLSAIESTVPFMHYFDGFRTSHEIQKIEVEDYESMRALVNTEALAKFRTRAMNPEHPHIRGTAQNPDIYFQGREAANPYYQKVPAIVSAYMEKVGKLTGRSYKLFDYVGAPDADRVIIAMGSGCETVEEVINHLQAKGEKVGMIKVRLYRPFAPDALFDVLPATARTVTVLDRTKEPGALGDPLYLDVCTAALERGLTGVKFLAGRYGLGSKEFSPAMAAAVYQNMAQGAPKNHFVVGIEDDVTNTSLPLDPSFPDVTPAGTIQCKFWGLGADGTVGANKQAIKIIGDATDMFVQAYFSYDSKKSGGITISHLRFGKSPIQSTYLITQADYVACHNPAYVTQYDLLEGAKPGGTFVLNAPWSLNELETHLPASLKRDIAAKKMKFYTIDAVKIAQEVGLGGRINMIMQTAFFKLAEVVPFEQAVAMLKDSIKKAYGAKGDKIVNMNTAAVDKATEALQPVDYPASWADASGQAQTARQEPEFVTKVMRPMLAQQGDKLPVSCFTPDGVFPTGTSQYEKRGVAIMVPEWIAENCIQCNQCAFVCPHSALLPVLAKDDELAGAPASFDVVEAKGKELKGMKYRLQVDTLDCMGCGNCADICPSKEKALVMKYLATQTPAQVPNYDFAVTVPFKDTIMSRTSVKGSQFQKSLMEFSGACSGCGETPYVKVMTQLFGERMVIANATGCSSIWGASAPSTPYTVNKDGHGPVWGNSLFEDCAEFGFGIGLGIRQRRDRLAQLMEASLNNGVDGELASTMRSWLAGKDDPDASRAVGDKLKALLADNNDPKLAEIKACADLFTKKSVWSFGGDGWAYDIGFGGLDHVLASGEDINILVMDTEVYSNTGGQSSKATPTGAIAKFAAAGKQIRKKDLARMLMTYGYVYVAAVGMGANKNQFLKALTEAESYKGPSIIIAYAPCINQGLKKGMGKTQEQTQKAVESGYWPLFRYDPRRALRGENPLVIDSKAPDGTIQDFLLTENRFAALAKSNPVDAKKLREAVEQEVNERWRILNLMAEANPYSETDIAPLPACVLTDTAEHATPDTNIEPCDSGRGA, from the coding sequence ATGGCTAAAAAAATGATGAGCGTCGACGGCAATACCGCCACTTCCTACGTAGCCTACGCCATGAGCGAGGTTGCGGCCATTTACCCCATCACCCCGTCCTCGACCATGGGCGAGGTCTGTGACGACTGGGCGGCCGCGGGTCGCAAGAACGCCTGGGGACAGGTGCTTTCCATTCGCGAGATGCAATCCGAGGCCGGGGCCGCCGGCGCGGTGCACGGTTCCCTGGCCGCCGGCGCGTTGACCTCAACGTTCACCGCGTCCCAGGGCCTGTTGTTGATGATTCCGAACATGTTCAAGATTTCCGGTGAACTGCTCCCCGGCGTATTTCACGTCTCGGCCCGGGCCGTGGCTGCCCACGCCCTGTCCATTTTCGGCGACCACCAGGACATCTACGCCGCCCGGCAGACCGGCTTCGCCATGCTGGCCTCCAATTCCGTCCAGGAAGCCCACGACATGGCCCTGGTGGCCCACCTGTCCGCCATTGAGTCCACGGTCCCGTTCATGCATTACTTTGACGGATTCCGGACCTCCCATGAAATCCAAAAGATCGAGGTTGAGGACTACGAGTCCATGCGCGCCCTGGTGAACACCGAGGCCCTGGCCAAGTTCCGGACCCGGGCCATGAACCCCGAGCATCCGCACATCCGCGGCACGGCCCAGAACCCGGACATTTATTTCCAGGGCCGGGAAGCCGCCAATCCCTATTACCAGAAGGTTCCGGCCATTGTTTCCGCCTACATGGAAAAGGTCGGAAAGCTGACTGGCCGGAGCTACAAGCTCTTCGACTATGTCGGCGCGCCGGATGCGGATCGGGTAATCATCGCCATGGGCAGCGGCTGTGAAACCGTCGAAGAGGTGATCAACCATCTCCAGGCCAAAGGTGAGAAGGTCGGCATGATCAAGGTCCGCCTGTACCGCCCCTTTGCCCCGGACGCCCTGTTCGACGTCCTCCCGGCCACGGCCAGGACCGTGACCGTCCTGGACCGCACCAAGGAGCCCGGCGCCCTGGGCGACCCGCTGTACCTGGATGTCTGCACCGCGGCCCTGGAGCGCGGACTGACCGGCGTGAAGTTCCTGGCCGGCCGCTACGGCCTGGGTTCCAAGGAATTCAGCCCGGCCATGGCCGCGGCGGTCTACCAGAACATGGCCCAAGGCGCCCCCAAGAATCACTTCGTGGTGGGCATCGAGGACGACGTCACCAATACGTCCCTGCCTCTGGACCCGTCCTTTCCCGACGTCACCCCGGCCGGAACCATCCAGTGCAAATTCTGGGGCCTCGGCGCGGACGGCACCGTGGGCGCGAACAAGCAGGCCATCAAAATCATCGGCGACGCCACGGACATGTTTGTTCAGGCCTACTTCTCCTACGACTCCAAGAAGTCCGGCGGGATCACCATCTCCCACCTGCGCTTCGGCAAGTCGCCCATCCAGTCCACCTACCTGATCACCCAGGCCGACTACGTGGCCTGCCACAACCCGGCCTACGTCACCCAGTACGACCTGCTGGAAGGGGCCAAACCCGGCGGAACCTTCGTGCTCAATGCGCCCTGGTCTCTGAACGAGCTGGAAACCCACCTTCCTGCCTCCCTGAAGCGGGACATCGCCGCCAAGAAGATGAAGTTCTACACCATCGACGCGGTGAAGATCGCCCAGGAAGTAGGCCTTGGCGGGCGGATCAACATGATCATGCAGACCGCCTTCTTTAAGCTGGCCGAGGTGGTGCCCTTTGAACAGGCCGTGGCCATGCTCAAGGACTCCATCAAAAAGGCCTACGGCGCCAAGGGCGACAAGATCGTAAACATGAACACCGCCGCCGTGGACAAGGCCACCGAAGCCCTGCAGCCCGTGGACTACCCGGCTTCCTGGGCCGACGCCTCGGGTCAGGCCCAAACCGCCAGGCAGGAACCGGAATTCGTGACCAAGGTGATGCGGCCCATGCTGGCCCAGCAGGGCGACAAGCTGCCCGTCTCCTGCTTCACCCCGGACGGTGTTTTCCCCACCGGCACGTCTCAGTATGAGAAGCGCGGCGTGGCGATCATGGTTCCGGAATGGATCGCCGAGAACTGCATCCAGTGCAACCAATGCGCCTTTGTCTGCCCGCACTCCGCCCTGCTGCCGGTCCTGGCCAAGGACGACGAGCTGGCCGGAGCCCCCGCCTCCTTCGACGTGGTCGAGGCCAAGGGCAAGGAACTCAAGGGCATGAAATACCGTCTCCAGGTGGACACCCTGGACTGCATGGGCTGCGGCAACTGCGCGGACATCTGTCCGTCCAAGGAAAAGGCCCTGGTCATGAAGTACCTGGCCACCCAGACCCCGGCTCAGGTCCCCAACTACGACTTCGCCGTGACCGTGCCCTTCAAGGACACCATCATGAGCCGGACTTCGGTCAAGGGCAGCCAGTTCCAGAAGTCCCTGATGGAATTCTCCGGAGCCTGCTCGGGCTGCGGCGAAACCCCGTACGTCAAGGTCATGACCCAGCTCTTCGGCGAGCGGATGGTCATCGCCAACGCCACGGGCTGCTCCTCCATCTGGGGCGCCTCGGCACCCTCCACGCCGTACACCGTGAACAAGGACGGCCACGGGCCGGTCTGGGGCAACTCCCTGTTCGAGGACTGCGCGGAATTCGGCTTTGGCATCGGCCTGGGCATCCGCCAGCGCCGGGACCGGCTGGCCCAGTTGATGGAAGCCTCCCTGAACAACGGCGTTGACGGCGAACTGGCTTCGACCATGCGTTCCTGGCTGGCCGGCAAGGACGACCCCGACGCGTCACGGGCCGTCGGCGACAAGCTCAAGGCCCTGCTGGCCGACAACAATGATCCGAAACTGGCCGAAATCAAGGCCTGCGCCGACCTGTTCACCAAGAAGTCCGTCTGGTCCTTCGGCGGCGACGGTTGGGCTTACGACATCGGCTTCGGCGGCCTGGACCACGTTCTGGCCTCGGGCGAGGACATCAACATCCTGGTCATGGACACCGAGGTCTACTCCAACACCGGTGGCCAGTCCTCCAAGGCCACGCCCACCGGGGCCATCGCCAAGTTCGCCGCGGCCGGCAAGCAGATTCGCAAGAAGGATCTGGCCCGGATGCTGATGACCTACGGCTACGTGTATGTCGCCGCCGTGGGCATGGGCGCGAACAAGAACCAGTTCCTCAAGGCCCTGACCGAGGCCGAGAGCTACAAGGGACCGTCGATCATCATCGCCTACGCCCCCTGCATCAACCAAGGGCTGAAGAAAGGCATGGGCAAGACCCAGGAGCAGACTCAGAAGGCCGTGGAATCCGGCTACTGGCCCTTGTTCCGCTACGACCCCCGTCGGGCCCTGCGCGGCGAAAACCCGCTGGTCATCGACTCCAAGGCCCCGGACGGCACCATCCAGGACTTCCTGCTGACCGAAAACCGCTTCGCGGCCCTGGCCAAGTCCAACCCCGTTGACGCCAAGAAGCTGCGTGAAGCCGTGGAACAGGAGGTCAACGAGCGTTGGCGGATCCTGAACCTGATGGCCGAGGCCAACCCCTACAGCGAAACCGACATCGCCCCGCTCCCTGCATGCGTGCTCACGGACACCGCCGAACACGCCACCCCGGACACGAACATCGAACCCTGCGACTCCGGGCGGGGAGCGTAA
- the pta gene encoding phosphate acetyltransferase yields the protein MAKNLYVINTESRSGKSAICLGLMQMLMRHIRRVGFFRPIISAQGNGKRDHDTNLILTQFHLNETYQDAFAYTLEQARDLINQGEHALLMENILAKYKALETRYDFILCEGSDFIGGDSAFEFDINAEIAANLGSPVILVANGQNKTPRQIVAQTQIAIDTFSEKGLDVLATIVNRAESLDKDEIIGGLRCKYRDHEECLAYAIPEVPSLGKPTINDIRKWLDAEVIAGGDLLDVQVDDYVVAAMQVNNFLQYVSKNSMVITPGDRSDILLGCIATRQSQTYPEVAGIVLTGGIKPPDSVMKLLDGWTGVPMPILSAKGHTYKITRTLMEMYGRIEPEDQKKIATALGSFEEHVDTAELFQRLETKKSTKVTPVMFEYSLIEKAKAERRHIVLPEGASTRILQAADILLRRGIADLTILGQPDAIRAKAAQMGLSLDKATFIDPGTSEYFEEYWKAYYELRKTKGMTEEVAHDTMAEATYFGTMMVQKGHADGMVSGSITTTQQTIRPALQFIKTRPGISLVSSVFFMCMSDRVLVFGDCAVNPNPSAQQLAEIALASADTAVQFGVDPRIAMLSYSTGESGSGQEVEKVREATAIAKEMSPELLIEGPIQYDAAYDPDVAMTKMPDSKVAGRATVFIFPDLNTGNNTYKAVQRAANAIAIGPVLQGLNKPVNDLSRGCTVPDIVNTVAITAIQAQHAGNRN from the coding sequence ATGGCCAAGAACCTCTACGTCATCAACACGGAGTCCCGCAGCGGCAAATCGGCCATCTGTCTCGGCCTGATGCAGATGCTCATGCGCCATATCCGGCGGGTGGGTTTTTTTCGACCGATCATCAGCGCCCAGGGCAACGGCAAACGGGATCACGACACCAACCTGATCCTGACCCAGTTCCACCTCAACGAAACCTACCAGGACGCTTTCGCCTACACCCTGGAACAGGCCCGGGACCTGATCAATCAAGGCGAACACGCCTTGCTGATGGAGAACATCCTGGCCAAGTACAAGGCCCTGGAAACCCGTTACGACTTCATCCTTTGCGAAGGCTCGGACTTTATCGGCGGTGATTCGGCCTTTGAGTTCGACATCAACGCGGAGATCGCCGCCAACCTCGGCTCTCCGGTGATCCTGGTGGCCAACGGCCAAAACAAGACCCCGAGACAAATCGTGGCCCAGACCCAGATCGCCATCGACACGTTTTCCGAAAAGGGTCTGGACGTCCTGGCCACCATCGTCAATCGGGCCGAGAGCCTGGACAAGGACGAAATCATCGGTGGTCTGCGCTGCAAATACCGGGACCACGAGGAATGCCTGGCTTATGCCATCCCCGAGGTGCCCTCCCTGGGCAAGCCGACCATCAACGACATCCGCAAATGGCTGGACGCCGAAGTGATCGCCGGCGGAGATCTGCTGGACGTTCAGGTGGACGACTACGTGGTGGCCGCCATGCAGGTGAACAACTTTCTGCAGTACGTTTCCAAGAACTCCATGGTCATCACCCCCGGCGACCGGTCGGACATCCTCCTGGGCTGCATCGCCACCCGGCAATCCCAGACCTATCCCGAGGTTGCGGGAATCGTGCTCACCGGCGGCATCAAGCCTCCGGATTCCGTAATGAAGCTCCTGGACGGCTGGACCGGCGTGCCCATGCCCATTCTTTCGGCCAAGGGCCATACCTACAAGATCACCAGGACCCTGATGGAAATGTACGGTCGCATCGAGCCCGAGGACCAGAAGAAGATCGCCACGGCCCTGGGATCTTTCGAGGAGCACGTGGACACCGCGGAACTTTTCCAGCGCCTGGAGACAAAAAAATCCACCAAGGTCACACCGGTGATGTTCGAGTACAGCCTGATCGAGAAAGCCAAGGCCGAACGCCGACACATCGTGCTGCCCGAAGGCGCGTCCACCCGCATTCTCCAGGCCGCGGACATTCTGCTGCGCCGCGGCATCGCTGATCTGACCATCCTCGGCCAACCGGACGCCATTCGGGCCAAGGCCGCTCAGATGGGGCTGTCCCTGGACAAGGCCACGTTCATTGACCCGGGCACGTCGGAATATTTCGAGGAATACTGGAAAGCCTACTACGAGCTGCGCAAAACCAAAGGCATGACCGAGGAAGTGGCCCACGACACCATGGCCGAGGCCACCTATTTCGGGACCATGATGGTTCAAAAAGGACATGCCGACGGGATGGTTTCCGGCTCCATCACCACCACCCAGCAGACCATCCGTCCGGCCTTGCAGTTCATTAAGACCAGGCCGGGCATCTCCCTGGTCTCCTCGGTCTTTTTCATGTGCATGTCCGACCGGGTGCTGGTCTTCGGCGACTGCGCCGTGAACCCCAACCCCTCGGCCCAACAGCTGGCGGAAATCGCTCTAGCCTCCGCGGACACCGCCGTCCAATTTGGTGTTGACCCCAGAATTGCCATGCTCTCCTACTCCACCGGCGAATCCGGTTCGGGCCAGGAAGTGGAAAAGGTCCGGGAAGCCACGGCCATCGCCAAAGAGATGTCTCCGGAACTGCTCATCGAAGGACCAATCCAGTACGACGCGGCCTACGATCCGGACGTAGCCATGACCAAAATGCCCGACTCAAAGGTGGCCGGACGGGCCACGGTGTTCATCTTCCCGGACCTGAACACCGGCAATAACACCTACAAGGCCGTGCAGCGAGCCGCCAACGCCATCGCCATCGGCCCGGTTCTCCAGGGTCTGAACAAACCGGTCAACGACCTCTCCCGCGGCTGCACCGTGCCGGACATCGTCAATACCGTGGCCATCACCGCCATCCAGGCTCAGCACGCGGGAAATAGAAATTAG
- a CDS encoding (Fe-S)-binding protein: MADIKKLVSMLKELDDLLTGCMRCGMCQAQCPVFAQTGRETDVTRGKLALLSGLSEEILKDPEEVNEKLQRCLLCGTCEANCPSGVKVTDIFLRARAILTGYLGLPPTQRLIFRRLLTNPKLMNNLLSLGSSLQGLFTKDADSVIGTSCARFNAPLIADRHFKKLASKSLHSQTPHKDTPSGKSGLRVAFFPGCVTDKVFPQVGQAVLKIMEHHQVGVFMPPNQACCGIPALSSGETEVFDNLVRQNLDLFAKGKWDYLITPCATCTATIHELWPKYYGDKMDAVRVKDLADKVMDVSQFLADVLKVAPKEAASPAKVAYHDPCHLRNTLKITAQPRQILAAGGKYAAAELPGGPSCCGSGGSFNIKHYKLSDVIGRKKAESIAATGAKIAATSCPACMLQISDMLSKSGHSIPVKHVVELYAETL; encoded by the coding sequence ATGGCCGACATCAAAAAACTCGTATCCATGCTTAAGGAGCTGGACGACCTGCTCACCGGCTGCATGCGCTGCGGCATGTGCCAGGCCCAGTGCCCGGTCTTCGCCCAAACCGGCCGGGAGACCGACGTCACTCGCGGCAAATTGGCTTTGCTCTCCGGTCTGTCCGAGGAAATCCTCAAGGACCCGGAAGAGGTCAATGAAAAACTCCAGCGCTGTCTGCTCTGCGGCACCTGCGAGGCCAACTGTCCTTCCGGGGTCAAGGTCACGGACATCTTTCTACGCGCCCGGGCCATTCTCACCGGCTACCTGGGCCTGCCGCCCACTCAGCGACTGATCTTCCGCCGACTGCTGACCAACCCCAAACTGATGAACAACCTGCTTTCCCTGGGATCGTCCTTGCAGGGCCTGTTCACCAAGGATGCGGACAGTGTCATCGGCACGTCCTGCGCCCGGTTCAACGCCCCGCTGATCGCGGACCGGCATTTCAAGAAGCTGGCCTCGAAATCGCTGCATTCCCAAACTCCCCACAAGGATACCCCTTCGGGCAAGTCCGGGCTGCGGGTGGCGTTCTTCCCCGGCTGCGTCACGGACAAGGTTTTCCCCCAGGTCGGCCAGGCCGTGCTGAAAATCATGGAGCACCATCAGGTCGGGGTGTTTATGCCGCCCAATCAGGCCTGCTGCGGCATCCCGGCCCTGTCCAGCGGCGAAACCGAGGTCTTCGACAATCTGGTCCGCCAAAACCTGGACCTGTTCGCCAAAGGCAAATGGGACTACCTGATCACCCCCTGCGCCACCTGCACGGCCACCATTCATGAGCTTTGGCCCAAATACTACGGGGACAAGATGGACGCGGTCCGGGTCAAGGACCTCGCCGACAAGGTCATGGACGTCAGCCAGTTTCTTGCCGACGTCCTGAAGGTCGCCCCGAAAGAGGCCGCAAGCCCGGCCAAGGTGGCCTACCACGACCCCTGTCACCTGCGGAATACGTTGAAGATCACGGCCCAACCGCGCCAGATCCTGGCCGCCGGAGGCAAATACGCCGCTGCCGAGCTGCCCGGAGGCCCATCCTGCTGCGGATCCGGCGGCAGCTTCAACATCAAGCACTACAAGCTGTCCGACGTCATCGGCCGTAAAAAGGCCGAAAGTATCGCCGCCACCGGCGCCAAAATTGCGGCCACCAGCTGTCCGGCCTGCATGCTCCAGATTTCGGACATGCTGTCCAAGTCCGGACATTCGATTCCCGTGAAGCATGTGGTGGAGTTGTACGCGGAAACGTTGTAA
- a CDS encoding L-lactate permease, protein MSVGVLALIAALPIALALVLMVGFRWPATKAMPLAWLVTAVAGVAVWSLPVGYVAALSIQGVITAIGILIIVFGAILILHTLRDSGGMETIQCGMQSISPDMRVQAIIIGYLFAAFIEGAAGFGTPAALAAPLLLALGFPPLAAAVICLVFNSFPVTFGAVGTPVIIGLTFLRDLVGDAVASGAVGVNFTSYESFGMLIGQWATLMHLPMIFILPIFMLGFISRFFGPNRSWSEGFGAWKFCVFAAVAFTVPYLIFAWFLGPEFPSLIGGLVGLGVVVWGAKRGIAVPKDTWTFGSQKNWDPEWTGSVSTAAEGCKFEARMSQFKAWMPYVLIGIILVLTRINELGLKAWLSSKSIAWTGILGYESVSGSIAYLYLPGTIPFMLVAILTIFIHGMPGDKVKTAWVDSIKKMKNPAIALFFAVGLVSIFRGSGIGDLALNPNAYPSMPLAMASALSELVGQGWPMFASFVGGLGAFITGSNTVSNLLFAEFQWGMATQLDLPRQIIVAAQAVGGGMGNMVCIHNIVAVCAVVGLSGQEGAILRKTFWPFLLYGVVVGLMVILLLNILPANLF, encoded by the coding sequence ATGTCCGTTGGAGTCCTGGCACTTATCGCCGCGTTACCCATTGCCCTGGCCCTGGTGCTGATGGTCGGCTTTCGCTGGCCGGCCACCAAGGCCATGCCGTTGGCCTGGCTGGTCACGGCCGTGGCCGGCGTCGCCGTCTGGAGCCTTCCGGTCGGCTACGTCGCCGCGTTGTCCATTCAGGGCGTGATCACGGCCATCGGCATTTTGATCATCGTCTTCGGTGCAATTCTCATTCTGCATACCCTGCGCGACTCCGGCGGCATGGAAACCATCCAGTGCGGCATGCAGAGCATTTCTCCGGACATGCGCGTGCAGGCCATCATCATCGGCTACCTGTTCGCGGCCTTCATCGAGGGCGCGGCGGGCTTCGGAACCCCCGCGGCCCTGGCCGCTCCGCTGCTCCTGGCCCTGGGCTTCCCGCCCCTGGCCGCCGCGGTCATCTGCCTGGTCTTCAACTCCTTCCCCGTCACCTTCGGCGCGGTGGGCACGCCGGTCATCATCGGCCTGACCTTCCTGCGCGACCTGGTGGGCGACGCCGTGGCCAGCGGGGCCGTGGGCGTGAACTTCACCAGCTATGAATCCTTCGGCATGCTCATCGGCCAGTGGGCCACCCTGATGCACCTGCCGATGATCTTCATCCTGCCCATCTTCATGCTCGGCTTCATCTCTCGCTTTTTCGGCCCGAACCGCTCCTGGTCCGAAGGCTTCGGCGCCTGGAAATTCTGCGTCTTCGCCGCCGTGGCTTTCACCGTCCCCTACCTGATCTTCGCCTGGTTCCTGGGTCCGGAATTCCCATCCCTGATCGGCGGACTGGTCGGCCTGGGCGTGGTGGTCTGGGGCGCCAAGCGCGGCATCGCCGTGCCCAAGGACACCTGGACCTTCGGTTCACAGAAGAACTGGGATCCCGAATGGACCGGCTCGGTCAGCACCGCGGCGGAAGGCTGCAAGTTCGAGGCCCGGATGAGCCAGTTCAAGGCCTGGATGCCCTACGTACTCATCGGCATCATCCTGGTGCTCACCCGGATCAACGAGCTGGGACTCAAGGCCTGGCTCTCCTCCAAAAGTATCGCCTGGACCGGGATCCTGGGCTATGAATCCGTCAGCGGCTCCATTGCCTACCTCTATCTGCCCGGCACCATTCCGTTCATGCTCGTGGCCATCCTGACCATCTTCATTCACGGCATGCCCGGCGACAAGGTCAAGACCGCCTGGGTAGATTCCATCAAGAAGATGAAAAACCCGGCCATCGCCTTGTTCTTCGCCGTGGGTCTGGTCTCCATCTTCCGCGGGTCCGGCATCGGCGATCTGGCCCTGAACCCCAACGCCTACCCCTCCATGCCTCTGGCCATGGCCAGTGCGTTGTCCGAACTGGTGGGCCAGGGCTGGCCGATGTTCGCCTCCTTCGTCGGCGGCCTGGGGGCCTTCATCACCGGCTCGAACACGGTGTCCAACCTGCTCTTCGCCGAGTTCCAGTGGGGCATGGCCACCCAGCTTGACCTGCCCCGCCAGATCATCGTCGCGGCCCAGGCCGTGGGCGGCGGCATGGGCAACATGGTCTGCATCCACAACATCGTGGCCGTGTGCGCCGTGGTCGGTCTGTCCGGACAGGAAGGCGCCATCCTGCGCAAGACCTTCTGGCCCTTCCTGCTCTACGGAGTGGTCGTGGGTCTGATGGTCATCCTGCTGCTGAACATCCTGCCTGCCAACCTCTTCTAA
- a CDS encoding AbrB/MazE/SpoVT family DNA-binding domain-containing protein — MHETLVVSKRGQVTLPAVLRKRMGIVAGGVLIAEERQGNIILRPAAVMEIDTYTENDISQWIAEDHLEVADRKALLERFRDRA; from the coding sequence ATGCATGAAACACTTGTCGTCTCGAAGCGCGGCCAGGTCACCTTGCCGGCGGTTCTGCGAAAACGCATGGGTATTGTGGCCGGGGGCGTGCTGATCGCTGAAGAGAGGCAGGGAAATATTATTCTTCGCCCTGCCGCGGTCATGGAGATAGACACTTACACGGAAAACGATATATCTCAGTGGATTGCGGAAGATCACCTCGAAGTGGCGGATCGTAAGGCTCTCCTCGAAAGGTTTCGAGACAGAGCGTGA
- a CDS encoding FAD-binding oxidoreductase, which yields MIRDALKNEFQRIVGKDNVMTEPAELHAYSYDSAVLDQTQPAIVVRPENSESLGQVVKLCNENGLKLTVRGAGTNLSGGTIPHPGGVVCLTTALDKVLEINEEDLYAVVQPGAVTAKFAAQVAAKGLLYPPDPGSQAVSTLGGNVAENAGGLRALKYGVTKDYVMGVDFFDVNGELIRSGGKTVKCVTGYNLAGLMVASEGTLGVFEKLILKLVPPPAAYKAMMAVFPDVMDASRAVAAIIANKIVPATLEFMDNFTIRTVENFRKAGLPVDAAAMLLIEVDGHPAQVEDDAAKVESICKENKAISVRVAKDDAERNAVWQARRDALPALARVKPTTVLEDATVPRSKIPAMMQALDRIAKKYDLTIGTFGHAGDGNLHPTILTDKRDQKEWHRVEAAIDAIFEEALALGGTLSGEHGIGLAKSKYLKNEYGVGAINYSRRMKSVLDPNNILNPGKILGPLLA from the coding sequence ATGATCAGAGATGCCTTGAAAAACGAATTCCAGCGAATCGTCGGCAAGGACAACGTGATGACCGAGCCTGCCGAATTGCACGCCTATTCTTACGATTCCGCGGTCCTGGATCAGACCCAACCAGCCATCGTGGTCCGCCCGGAGAATTCTGAAAGTCTGGGTCAGGTGGTCAAGCTGTGCAACGAGAACGGCCTGAAGCTCACCGTGCGCGGTGCCGGGACCAACCTGTCCGGCGGAACCATTCCCCACCCCGGCGGCGTGGTCTGTCTGACCACGGCTTTGGACAAGGTTTTGGAGATTAATGAGGAGGACCTCTACGCCGTTGTCCAGCCCGGCGCGGTCACGGCCAAATTCGCGGCTCAGGTGGCCGCCAAGGGCCTGCTTTACCCGCCTGATCCCGGCTCCCAGGCCGTGTCCACCCTGGGCGGCAACGTGGCCGAGAACGCCGGAGGCCTGCGCGCCCTGAAGTACGGCGTGACCAAGGACTACGTCATGGGCGTGGATTTTTTCGACGTCAACGGCGAACTGATCCGCTCCGGCGGCAAGACCGTGAAGTGCGTCACCGGGTACAACCTGGCCGGGTTGATGGTCGCCTCTGAAGGTACCCTGGGCGTCTTCGAAAAGCTCATCCTCAAGCTGGTCCCGCCGCCGGCAGCCTACAAAGCCATGATGGCCGTGTTCCCGGACGTGATGGACGCGTCCCGGGCCGTGGCCGCGATCATCGCCAACAAGATCGTCCCGGCCACCCTGGAGTTCATGGACAACTTCACCATCCGCACGGTGGAGAACTTCCGCAAGGCCGGCCTGCCCGTGGACGCCGCGGCCATGCTGCTCATCGAAGTGGACGGCCACCCGGCCCAGGTGGAAGACGACGCGGCCAAGGTGGAGTCCATCTGCAAGGAGAACAAGGCCATCAGCGTGCGCGTGGCCAAGGACGACGCCGAGCGCAACGCGGTCTGGCAAGCCCGCCGCGACGCCCTGCCGGCTCTGGCCCGGGTCAAACCGACCACGGTCCTGGAAGACGCCACGGTCCCCCGCTCCAAAATCCCGGCCATGATGCAGGCCCTGGACAGAATCGCCAAGAAATACGACCTGACCATCGGTACCTTTGGCCACGCCGGGGACGGCAACCTGCACCCGACCATCCTCACGGACAAGCGCGACCAGAAGGAATGGCACAGAGTGGAAGCGGCCATCGACGCCATCTTCGAGGAGGCTTTGGCCCTGGGCGGCACCCTGTCCGGCGAGCACGGCATCGGACTGGCCAAATCCAAGTATTTGAAGAACGAATACGGCGTGGGGGCCATCAACTACTCCCGCAGGATGAAGAGCGTGCTCGACCCCAACAACATCCTCAATCCGGGCAAAATCCTCGGCCCCCTGCTCGCCTAA